GACCTCGCGCGGGTTGTCGACGGCGACGGCCACACCGGTGCGGATGCCCGGCTCGATCACCACGGGCTCGACGCCGAAGTAGCGCTTGGTCATGGCCCGCAGGGTGGCCGTGGAGCGGGGGACGCCGGAGGAGATCGCGACGCCCTGGACCTCGTCGCGCAGGTGGGTGCCCCGGAACCCGAGGAACCCGCCGAGCAGCACGGCCAGCTCGTCGGGCGTGCGGTCGTGGTCGGTGCTGATCCGCCAGTGGTCGAGCAGTCCCTCGTCCGCAGTGGCGGCCTCGGTCGGATCGCTGCTGTCGTACAGGCCGATCACCGTGTTCGTGTTGCCGACGTCGATGGCGATCAGCATCAGGGCGCGCCCTCTCCGGGGGTGATGTCGAGCCCGATGTCGAGCACCGGGGCGGAGTTGGTGATGGCGCCGACGGAGATGCAGTCGGCGCCGATGCGACTGTAGGGACCGATCGTGTCGAGGGTGATCCCGCCGGAGATCTCGACCAGGCAGCGTGGGTCGGCGGCGCGCACGGTGGCGATGCAGGCCGCGGCCTCGTCGACCGACATGTTGTCGAGCAGCACGGCGTCGGCCCCCGCGGCGACCGCCTCCTCCACCTGGGCGGGCCGGTCGCACTCGACCTGCACGGTGCGGCCCGGCCACGCGGCCTTGGCCCGTGCGACGCCCTCGGCGATGCCGACCCCGACGAGGTGGTTGTCCTTCAGCATCACCCACTCCGACAGGTTCCCCCGGTGGTTGACGCAGCCGCCGGCGCGCACCGCCGCCTTCTCGAGGGAGCGGAGGCCCGGCGTCGTCTTGCG
This portion of the Actinomarinicola tropica genome encodes:
- the nadC gene encoding carboxylating nicotinate-nucleotide diphosphorylase; amino-acid sequence: MDAFVDPPAGEVRAVVARALAEDLTPLGDVTSMLLDRSRTATGRFVARVEGRLSGGACVSETFHQVDPALVLDWQLADGSEVGPGTLIGTVTGPLASMLTAERTALNLLGHLSGVATLAARFRAAADPSTHVWDTRKTTPGLRSLEKAAVRAGGCVNHRGNLSEWVMLKDNHLVGVGIAEGVARAKAAWPGRTVQVECDRPAQVEEAVAAGADAVLLDNMSVDEAAACIATVRAADPRCLVEISGGITLDTIGPYSRIGADCISVGAITNSAPVLDIGLDITPGEGAP